From a single Crateriforma spongiae genomic region:
- the rplV gene encoding 50S ribosomal protein L22, which produces MAQINAVHKNARISAQKVRLVANMVRGMYADEALDLLKFQPQRGARMLEKVIKSAVGNAQDPDQNGGTSHRIEELVLTDVRIDSGPMFKRIRPRARGMAFMIKKRFSHIRVGLTPIDEL; this is translated from the coding sequence ATGGCACAAATCAACGCAGTCCACAAGAACGCACGCATCAGCGCACAGAAGGTCCGGTTGGTCGCCAACATGGTTCGCGGCATGTACGCCGACGAAGCATTGGACCTACTGAAGTTTCAGCCGCAGCGTGGTGCACGCATGTTGGAAAAAGTGATCAAGAGCGCCGTCGGCAATGCTCAAGATCCCGATCAGAACGGCGGCACCAGCCACCGTATTGAAGAATTGGTTTTGACCGACGTCCGAATCGACAGCGGTCCGATGTTCAAGCGAATCCGTCCTCGCGCTCGCGGGATGGCTTTCATGATCAAGAAACGTTTCAGCCATATCCGCGTCGGCCTGACGCCGATCGACGAACTGTAA
- the rpsS gene encoding 30S ribosomal protein S19 has product MSRSQKKGPYVDPKLFFKVQKQSETGKAEPIKTWARACTIVPEFVNVTFMVHDGRKHVKVLVTEDMVGHKLGEFAPTRTFKGHGGKGGKR; this is encoded by the coding sequence ATGAGTCGCAGTCAAAAGAAAGGGCCTTACGTCGACCCGAAGCTGTTTTTCAAAGTGCAAAAACAGTCGGAAACGGGGAAGGCGGAACCCATCAAGACTTGGGCACGTGCCTGCACGATCGTCCCCGAGTTCGTCAACGTGACCTTCATGGTTCACGACGGGCGTAAGCACGTCAAAGTGTTGGTCACCGAAGACATGGTGGGCCACAAGTTGGGCGAATTCGCTCCCACGCGGACGTTCAAGGGTCACGGCGGCAAGGGCGGCAAGCGATAG
- the rplB gene encoding 50S ribosomal protein L2 — protein sequence MGIRVYKPTSAGRRNASVSDFADLTPGAKPERSLLRPLRKTGGRNNQGKITARHRGGGHKRKYRVIDFRRVKDGISATVDSIQYDPNRSARIALLKYTDGEKAYIIAPAGLKAGDKVESGPDAAPNVGNCLPLKNIPLGTSICCIEMRLGGGATLCRSAGTQATLMAREADWAQLLLPSGEVRRVPSGCRATIGQVGNSDHMNVRLGKAGRARWLGRRPHTRGTAMNPIDHPHGGGEGRTKGGRHPVSPQGKSAKGGSTRQKRKPSNSSIVRRRKSRRYGQLKLK from the coding sequence ATGGGCATTCGAGTATACAAGCCGACCAGCGCCGGACGACGTAACGCGTCGGTCAGCGACTTTGCGGATTTGACGCCCGGCGCTAAGCCGGAACGGTCGTTGCTGCGTCCGCTGCGAAAAACCGGCGGTCGCAACAACCAGGGCAAGATCACCGCCCGGCACCGTGGTGGCGGCCACAAGCGCAAGTATCGCGTGATCGATTTTCGTCGCGTCAAAGATGGCATTTCTGCGACCGTCGATTCGATCCAGTACGATCCGAACCGTTCGGCACGTATCGCACTGCTGAAATACACCGACGGTGAAAAGGCATACATCATCGCACCGGCCGGACTGAAAGCCGGTGACAAGGTCGAAAGCGGTCCCGATGCGGCACCGAACGTTGGCAACTGCTTGCCGCTGAAAAACATCCCGCTCGGTACGTCGATCTGCTGCATCGAAATGCGGTTGGGCGGCGGAGCAACGCTTTGTCGTTCGGCCGGAACGCAGGCGACCTTGATGGCTCGTGAAGCCGATTGGGCCCAGTTGTTGTTGCCCAGTGGCGAAGTCCGCCGTGTCCCCAGCGGATGCCGGGCAACGATCGGTCAAGTCGGCAACAGCGATCACATGAACGTGCGGCTGGGTAAAGCCGGACGTGCCCGCTGGTTGGGCCGTCGTCCGCACACCCGCGGTACCGCGATGAACCCGATCGATCACCCGCATGGTGGTGGTGAAGGTCGTACCAAGGGCGGTCGTCACCCGGTCAGCCCGCAGGGCAAGAGTGCCAAGGGTGGTTCGACACGTCAGAAACGTAAACCAAGCAACAGCAGCATCGTTCGCCGTCGCAAGAGCCGGCGATACGGTCAGTTGAAGTTGAAGTAA
- the rplW gene encoding 50S ribosomal protein L23, whose translation MSKINPPEPTHRGVELEPHQILLRPLVTEKGVHRATRNNQYAFQVHRDANKIDIRRAVESLFDVKVAKVRTQTRKGKTRRFKFRYGRTSDWKKAIIQLHPDHRIDFF comes from the coding sequence ATGAGCAAGATCAATCCTCCGGAACCCACCCATCGCGGCGTTGAACTGGAACCCCACCAGATTCTGCTGCGTCCCTTGGTGACCGAAAAAGGTGTCCACCGGGCGACACGGAACAACCAGTACGCGTTCCAAGTCCACCGCGATGCCAACAAGATTGACATCCGCCGTGCGGTCGAATCGCTGTTTGATGTCAAGGTCGCCAAAGTGCGTACCCAGACTCGCAAAGGCAAGACGCGGCGATTCAAGTTTCGATACGGTCGCACTAGCGACTGGAAGAAGGCGATCATCCAACTGCACCCGGATCATCGAATCGACTTCTTCTAA
- the rplD gene encoding 50S ribosomal protein L4, which translates to MATLPVYDAAGSEVGSYDIDTEQIADRISKQLLHDVVVMYQANQRQGSRAAKTRGMVAGSKKKLYRQKGTGNARAGGKRTNVRRGGGVARTIAPRDYSYRLPKKAIKLATRMAIRSKIDDGEVVVVDDLKFEEPKTSQMAGTLKALGLGGVSTLVATSDQDSMIYKSGRNITGVSVAQVRDLNALSVLRPKRMLITKAALDKIKDGTFAANAEGSDE; encoded by the coding sequence ATGGCAACACTGCCCGTTTATGATGCCGCCGGCAGCGAAGTCGGCAGCTACGACATCGATACCGAACAAATCGCCGACCGTATCAGCAAGCAATTGCTGCACGACGTTGTGGTGATGTACCAAGCCAACCAGCGTCAAGGCAGTCGTGCCGCAAAGACGCGTGGCATGGTCGCCGGTAGCAAGAAAAAGCTGTATCGCCAAAAGGGCACCGGTAACGCCCGGGCTGGCGGAAAGCGTACCAACGTCCGCCGTGGTGGTGGCGTGGCTCGTACGATCGCCCCTCGCGACTACAGCTACCGATTGCCCAAGAAGGCGATCAAGCTGGCGACGCGTATGGCCATCCGCAGCAAGATCGACGACGGCGAAGTCGTGGTCGTGGACGACCTGAAGTTCGAAGAACCGAAGACCTCGCAAATGGCCGGCACCCTGAAGGCTTTGGGCCTGGGCGGCGTGTCGACGTTGGTTGCCACCAGCGATCAGGACAGCATGATCTACAAGAGTGGCCGCAACATCACCGGTGTCTCGGTCGCTCAAGTGCGTGACCTGAACGCCCTTTCGGTGCTTCGTCCCAAGCGGATGCTGATCACCAAAGCGGCCTTGGACAAAATCAAAGACGGCACCTTCGCGGCCAACGCCGAAGGGAGTGATGAGTGA
- the rplC gene encoding 50S ribosomal protein L3, translating into MTQVYQDDGTVVPVTVIQAGPCHVLQVRSVERDGYEAVQLGFEDKPRRLANRSERGHVAKLDSKRSKKRSAGGVELPAKPDCEPKRFVREFRGATDLEIGAEVTVGQFAEVQKVDITGTSKGRGYAGVMKRHNFSGQRASHGVKKVHRHAGGTGCSASPSRVFKGRRMSGQYGNARSTVRNLDVVRVDPENNLLLVRGAVPGPNGGFVSVRQTNKLG; encoded by the coding sequence ATGACGCAGGTTTACCAGGACGACGGGACTGTCGTGCCGGTGACCGTGATCCAGGCGGGACCCTGTCACGTGCTGCAAGTTCGCAGCGTGGAACGGGACGGCTACGAAGCAGTTCAATTGGGTTTCGAAGACAAGCCCCGTCGCTTGGCCAACCGCAGCGAACGCGGGCACGTCGCCAAGCTGGACAGCAAGCGTTCAAAGAAACGCTCGGCAGGTGGCGTCGAACTGCCCGCCAAGCCCGATTGTGAACCCAAGCGTTTCGTCCGTGAATTCCGCGGCGCAACGGATCTGGAAATCGGTGCGGAAGTCACCGTCGGCCAATTCGCCGAAGTCCAGAAAGTGGACATCACCGGCACCAGCAAAGGTCGTGGTTACGCCGGTGTCATGAAACGGCACAATTTCAGCGGTCAGCGTGCATCACACGGTGTGAAGAAAGTCCACCGTCACGCCGGGGGTACCGGTTGCAGTGCATCGCCCAGTCGCGTCTTCAAAGGTCGTCGCATGTCCGGGCAATATGGAAATGCCCGCAGCACTGTGCGAAACCTGGACGTCGTTCGCGTGGACCCGGAGAACAACCTGCTGCTGGTACGCGGCGCGGTTCCCGGCCCCAATGGCGGCTTCGTCTCCGTCCGTCAAACCAACAAGTTGGGGTAA
- the rpsJ gene encoding 30S ribosomal protein S10 — protein sequence MSAGTNEVIRIRMEAYDHSVLDQSALEIVDTVKRTHSEVHGPIPLPTRVERYTVLSGPFVNKKSRQQYEIRTHKRLIDIVQATAKTIEALNKLSLPAGVDIKIKASAR from the coding sequence GTGTCTGCCGGGACGAACGAAGTTATCCGCATCCGAATGGAAGCTTACGATCACTCTGTGCTTGATCAGAGCGCTCTGGAGATCGTGGATACCGTCAAGCGGACGCACAGCGAGGTTCACGGCCCGATCCCGTTGCCCACGCGAGTGGAACGCTACACGGTTTTGTCGGGTCCGTTCGTGAACAAGAAGTCTCGGCAGCAATATGAAATCCGGACGCACAAGCGTCTGATCGACATCGTTCAGGCAACGGCCAAAACGATTGAAGCATTGAACAAGTTAAGTTTGCCGGCTGGCGTGGACATCAAGATCAAGGCGTCCGCTCGATAA
- a CDS encoding DUF2752 domain-containing protein: MTSRPQAPDGLSHPPRPGAQATVDRPRPLSLPARSVAAIAACVPLVLLVIASTLQPSSEGLGTHRQLGLPPCSTRILLGVRCPACGMTTSWSHFTHGQWSSSLAVNSGGFFLAVFALLFSGVTIGVAWRGRLPRPEWIRVLGWSAVGIAVLTLVDWAIRLASEAGA; this comes from the coding sequence ATGACAAGCCGTCCACAAGCCCCTGATGGTCTGTCGCACCCGCCCCGACCGGGGGCGCAGGCGACCGTTGATCGCCCGCGTCCGTTGAGTCTGCCGGCGCGATCGGTCGCTGCGATTGCCGCGTGCGTGCCCTTGGTGCTGTTGGTCATCGCGTCCACATTGCAGCCGAGTTCCGAAGGTCTGGGAACCCACCGTCAACTCGGGCTACCGCCCTGCTCCACACGCATCTTGCTGGGCGTGCGTTGTCCCGCCTGCGGCATGACGACGTCTTGGAGCCACTTCACCCATGGCCAGTGGTCCAGCAGCCTGGCAGTGAATTCGGGAGGATTCTTTCTGGCGGTGTTTGCACTGCTATTTAGCGGTGTGACGATCGGGGTTGCCTGGCGCGGCCGATTGCCGCGACCGGAATGGATTCGAGTGCTGGGATGGTCCGCCGTCGGGATTGCAGTGTTGACCTTGGTCGACTGGGCGATCCGGCTGGCAAGCGAAGCCGGTGCATAA
- a CDS encoding 4Fe-4S binding protein, which yields MTAGKKRLLALGIALVSIAALVAGTDRWQWAVGTVRMAPIVLAASIVGLAASVLMLLSSFRSDDGSAALIRLDWFLPMLRRPKAGSAVSPSFLGRTMRRVMPSALQSDWTTKRRGPVRRWLRRLGPSWTAAPVRRLVQGTCLVAFWILFFYVCWPYDSRPALVQPASTGWLLQTVDQQSGEVRFQADDSTNASIEAGDYFVIDTGVLDDASADLGRYRIDVISDGTISLKPSQTEAAGQWDAFFFSTGPYDLYAMRPGQWPSHYADNLRGKEKLPAELFLIIDPLVSLSTAVASRSLVWSLTAAGVILIVCVLIPRGFCGYLCPLGTTIDLFDWMVAGRVRRFRVPDDGWWVHIKYYLLAGTMIAAVGGVLVSGFFSAIPVVTRGMLFLLDPVQTGTTRGWHLIPPINAGHIVSLLLFAAVLCLGFLRPRFWCKYVCPSGAVFSVGNLFRATERKVESSCIHCNKCVEICPFDAIKPDFTTRGTDCTMCQSCGGVCPTHAIKFVERTNLVQLKTFDDPPTGETSLGRRGFLSAVGGGAAAVVGGVGAVAATKAFGANLSDDESFRPVRPPGSVPEQEFLQMCIRCGECFKACPNNVLQPEGFQQGLEGLWTPMVQADWAGCESSCNACGQVCPTGAIRALPIEEKRYARMGLAILNESTCLPLAGKEDCDLCVQECQAAGYHAIEYTQVGVQTDENGMPIEGTGFLAPLVIDDACVGCGLCQTRCYAINVKDRGVLDESAIVVVAGGDREDRLMEGSYRELHDRRTGHAAKDPMPTNRGIQSQESDPKDSGASGTATSDSQDPFGLREDADPFGLGDSFGGESAAPATQPATNTDDLDPFGIGIETDGGQTPSDDDSPF from the coding sequence ATGACGGCTGGAAAAAAACGATTGCTGGCCCTTGGGATCGCGCTGGTAAGCATCGCGGCTTTGGTGGCCGGTACCGACCGATGGCAATGGGCGGTCGGAACCGTCCGAATGGCCCCGATTGTCTTGGCCGCGTCGATCGTTGGGTTGGCCGCAAGCGTCTTGATGTTGTTGTCCAGTTTTCGCAGTGACGACGGATCCGCCGCGCTGATCCGCTTGGACTGGTTTTTGCCGATGCTGCGGCGGCCCAAGGCGGGCAGTGCGGTCTCGCCGTCTTTCCTGGGACGAACGATGCGGCGGGTGATGCCGTCGGCCCTGCAGTCCGACTGGACCACCAAACGCCGCGGCCCGGTTCGACGATGGCTTCGCCGGTTGGGTCCCAGCTGGACGGCTGCTCCGGTGCGACGGCTTGTTCAAGGCACATGCCTGGTCGCCTTTTGGATTTTGTTTTTCTACGTTTGCTGGCCGTATGACTCCCGGCCGGCGTTGGTCCAGCCCGCGTCGACCGGTTGGTTATTGCAAACGGTTGACCAGCAATCGGGTGAAGTTCGGTTCCAGGCCGATGACTCGACGAACGCTTCCATCGAAGCAGGGGACTACTTTGTCATCGACACAGGCGTGCTCGACGATGCATCCGCGGATCTGGGACGGTATCGCATCGACGTGATCTCCGACGGGACGATTTCACTCAAGCCCAGCCAGACCGAGGCGGCGGGACAGTGGGACGCCTTCTTCTTTAGTACCGGCCCCTACGACTTGTACGCGATGCGGCCGGGACAATGGCCCTCGCATTACGCCGACAACCTGCGAGGCAAGGAAAAATTACCGGCCGAGTTGTTTCTGATCATCGATCCGCTGGTCAGTCTTTCGACGGCCGTCGCATCGCGAAGCCTTGTCTGGTCGCTGACCGCGGCGGGCGTGATCTTGATCGTTTGCGTTTTGATCCCGCGTGGTTTTTGCGGCTATCTGTGTCCTTTGGGCACCACGATTGATCTGTTCGACTGGATGGTGGCCGGACGCGTTCGCCGCTTCCGCGTTCCTGATGACGGCTGGTGGGTTCACATCAAGTACTACTTGTTGGCTGGGACCATGATCGCAGCGGTCGGCGGCGTGCTGGTCTCTGGCTTTTTTTCAGCGATCCCGGTGGTCACTCGGGGAATGCTGTTCTTGCTGGATCCGGTGCAAACAGGCACAACGCGAGGCTGGCATTTGATCCCGCCGATCAATGCGGGGCACATCGTTTCGCTGTTGCTGTTTGCGGCGGTGCTGTGCTTGGGATTCCTGCGTCCCAGGTTTTGGTGCAAATATGTGTGCCCCAGCGGCGCGGTATTCAGCGTGGGCAACCTGTTCCGGGCGACCGAACGCAAAGTCGAATCCAGCTGCATCCACTGCAACAAGTGCGTGGAAATCTGCCCGTTTGATGCGATCAAACCAGACTTCACGACTCGCGGGACGGACTGCACGATGTGCCAGTCGTGCGGCGGCGTGTGCCCGACGCATGCGATCAAATTTGTCGAGCGAACCAACCTGGTCCAGCTGAAAACCTTTGACGACCCACCGACGGGCGAAACCTCGCTGGGCCGCCGCGGATTTCTGTCGGCCGTCGGTGGCGGTGCGGCGGCCGTGGTCGGTGGCGTCGGAGCAGTGGCGGCCACCAAAGCATTCGGTGCCAATCTTTCCGATGACGAATCCTTTCGCCCGGTGCGACCGCCCGGCAGTGTTCCCGAGCAAGAATTCTTGCAGATGTGCATCCGCTGTGGTGAATGCTTCAAAGCTTGCCCTAATAACGTGCTGCAACCGGAGGGATTCCAGCAAGGCCTGGAAGGATTGTGGACGCCGATGGTCCAGGCGGACTGGGCCGGATGCGAATCCAGTTGCAACGCGTGCGGCCAGGTTTGCCCGACGGGTGCGATTCGGGCATTGCCCATCGAAGAAAAGCGGTACGCGCGGATGGGGCTGGCGATCCTGAATGAATCCACTTGCTTGCCGCTGGCCGGTAAAGAGGATTGCGATCTGTGTGTCCAGGAATGCCAGGCGGCCGGCTATCACGCCATCGAATACACCCAGGTCGGCGTCCAAACCGACGAAAACGGGATGCCGATCGAAGGAACCGGATTCCTAGCCCCGTTGGTCATCGACGACGCTTGCGTCGGTTGCGGGCTTTGCCAAACGCGTTGCTATGCGATCAACGTCAAGGATCGCGGCGTCCTGGACGAATCGGCCATCGTTGTTGTCGCCGGCGGGGACCGAGAGGACCGGCTGATGGAAGGCTCCTACCGCGAACTTCACGACCGACGCACCGGCCATGCCGCCAAGGATCCGATGCCAACCAACCGGGGCATACAATCACAGGAAAGCGACCCGAAGGACAGCGGCGCGTCCGGCACGGCCACCAGCGATTCACAGGACCCCTTCGGACTGCGCGAAGATGCCGATCCGTTCGGCCTGGGCGATTCGTTCGGCGGCGAGTCCGCCGCGCCGGCCACCCAACCGGCCACAAACACTGATGACCTGGATCCTTTCGGAATCGGCATCGAAACGGATGGTGGGCAAACGCCAAGTGACGACGACAGCCCTTTCTGA